The proteins below come from a single Chrysoperla carnea chromosome 1, inChrCarn1.1, whole genome shotgun sequence genomic window:
- the LOC123306064 gene encoding luciferin sulfotransferase-like — MVLKYETIEGKSGQILNEKFTSIFRTGYVTAKNTTMPEYFKKFGDRILNMNVYDSDIWVCSFPKTGTTWTQEMVWCIANNLDFTGAQEYLDARFPFLEHSPLFDYSEALKINPEMSSVIPKYAVESLSFIEDLKQPRFIKSHLPWNLLPEQIQTGAKKPKVIYVTRNPKDTCVSYYHHCCLMEGYKGNFEEFFSLFIDNKLCFAPFFDNVLGFWKHRNDENVLFLRFEDLKKNLDSVIRRVSKFLDKNLSEEDIEKLKKHLSFESMKNNKAVNYEHVIAFNKRFNLIDAQGKFMRSGQVGDHKAVMTEEMELIFDTWVKDNLRDTDFKF; from the exons AtggtattaaaatatgaaactatAGAGGGTAAAAGTGGtcaaattttaaacgaaaaattcaCTTCGATATTTCGAACAGGATATGTGACTGCTAAAAACACAACAATGCcagaatattttaagaaatttggtGATCGTATTCTAAATATGAATGTTTACGATAGTGATATTTGGGTATGCAGTTTTCCTAAAACTg gaaCAACATGGACTCAAGAAATGGTTTGGTGCATTGCAAATAACTTAGATTTTACAGGAGCCCAAGAGTACTTAGACGCAAGATTTCCATTTTTGGA gCATTCACCTTTATTTGATTATTCTGAAGCACTCAAAATAAATCCTGAAATGTCATCTGTAATTCCAAAGTATGCAGTGGAATCTCTTTCATTCATTGAAGATCTTAAACAGCCCAGATTTATTAAAAGCCATTTACCATGGAACTTGTTACCAGAACAAATACAAACGGGTGCAAAAAAACCAAAG gtGATTTATGTAACCAGAAATCCAAAGGATACATGTGTTTCATATTATCATCATTGTTGTTTAATGGAAGGCTACAAAGGaaatttcgaagaatttttcTCACTATTTATCGATAATAAAC TATGCTTCGCACCTTTTTTTGATAACGTACTTGGATTTTGGAAGCATCGCAACGATGAAAATGTGTTGTTTTTGCGTTTTGAAGATCTTAAAAAGAATTTAGATTCGGTTATTCGTCGAGTGAGtaaatttcttgataaaaatttaagtgaagAGGAcatagagaaattaaaaaaacatttaagctTCGAAtcgatgaaaaataataaagctgTCAATTATGAACatgttattgcatttaataaacgttttaatttaattgatgcACAAGGAAAATTTATGAGATCAGGTCAGGTAGGTGATCATAAAGCAGTTATGACCGAAGAAATGGAATTGATTTTTGATACATGGGTTAAAGATAATTTACGTGAtactgattttaaattttaa